The Kitasatospora setae KM-6054 genome contains a region encoding:
- a CDS encoding class I adenylate-forming enzyme family protein — translation MTWVSVAGVEFPDRVDRALRERWVTEGWCPGRGLYELFAERAAAVPGRMAVVDGGGELTYAELDSWVRGLAAGLAGRGVRPGSVVGVKVPADRRALVVDLAVAALGAVALPCTPGHGRRDLLAVWGTARVDAVVTVPEWKALVDGLRPELPDLHEVVVLGEDPWPERAGWAPVAVDAEAPARILVSSGSEAAPKLVAYSHNALAGGRGRYVERVLETADGTPPRVLLLVSPATAYGSLAVVALVRCGATVLLPPVGERFDPAGALAAVGRWRPTHLAAVPTMLRRMAELLPAPGEDLSSLRAVVSSAAALSPAVLGAALRRFGCPVVNVYGASDGLNCHARWTDPDGDVLRVGRPDPAVAEFRVCGPDGRPVPAGVPGELQARGPMTPLCHVGAPELDARLRVDGGWVRSGDRGVLEADGSLRVLDRIRQTVNRGGVSISTAEVEHLLEGHPEVAEAVCVPVPDPDLGERMCVCAVPRGQALDLGELALFLAELCGLERYKLPERLVLLERMPLLGSGKPDRRVVAELAAAAVRAAEAAGPAEAEEAEEAVGAAG, via the coding sequence GTGACGTGGGTTTCGGTGGCGGGTGTGGAGTTCCCCGACCGGGTGGACCGGGCGCTGCGGGAGCGCTGGGTGACTGAAGGGTGGTGCCCGGGGCGGGGGTTGTACGAACTGTTCGCGGAGCGGGCGGCGGCGGTGCCCGGCCGGATGGCGGTGGTGGACGGCGGCGGTGAGCTGACGTACGCCGAACTGGACAGCTGGGTACGGGGGTTGGCGGCCGGGCTGGCCGGGCGGGGGGTGCGGCCCGGCTCGGTGGTGGGGGTGAAGGTGCCCGCCGACCGGCGGGCGCTGGTGGTGGATCTGGCGGTGGCGGCGCTGGGCGCGGTGGCGCTGCCGTGCACGCCGGGGCACGGGCGGCGGGACCTGCTGGCGGTGTGGGGGACGGCGCGGGTGGACGCGGTGGTGACGGTGCCGGAGTGGAAGGCCCTGGTGGACGGGCTGCGGCCGGAACTGCCGGACCTGCACGAGGTGGTGGTGCTGGGCGAGGACCCGTGGCCGGAGCGGGCGGGGTGGGCCCCGGTGGCGGTGGACGCGGAAGCGCCGGCCCGGATCCTGGTCTCCTCGGGTTCGGAGGCCGCGCCGAAGCTGGTGGCGTACTCGCACAACGCCCTGGCGGGCGGGCGCGGACGGTACGTGGAGCGGGTGTTGGAGACGGCGGACGGCACGCCGCCCCGGGTGCTGCTGCTGGTCAGCCCGGCGACGGCGTACGGCTCGCTGGCGGTGGTGGCGCTGGTGCGGTGCGGGGCGACGGTGCTGCTGCCGCCGGTCGGGGAGCGGTTCGACCCGGCGGGGGCGCTGGCGGCGGTGGGGCGGTGGCGGCCGACGCACCTGGCGGCGGTGCCGACCATGCTGCGCCGGATGGCGGAGCTGCTCCCGGCGCCGGGCGAGGACCTGTCCTCGCTGCGGGCGGTGGTGTCGAGCGCGGCGGCGCTCTCCCCGGCGGTGCTCGGTGCGGCGCTGCGGCGGTTCGGCTGTCCGGTGGTGAACGTGTACGGGGCCAGCGACGGGCTCAACTGCCATGCGCGGTGGACGGATCCGGACGGCGACGTGCTGCGGGTGGGCCGGCCGGATCCGGCGGTCGCGGAGTTCCGGGTCTGCGGGCCGGACGGGCGGCCGGTGCCGGCCGGGGTGCCGGGCGAGTTGCAGGCGCGCGGGCCGATGACGCCGCTGTGCCACGTCGGGGCACCGGAGCTGGACGCCCGGCTGCGGGTGGACGGGGGCTGGGTGCGCTCGGGCGACCGGGGGGTGCTGGAGGCGGACGGCTCGCTGCGGGTGCTGGACCGGATCCGGCAGACGGTGAACCGGGGCGGGGTGTCGATCTCCACCGCAGAGGTGGAGCACCTGCTGGAGGGGCACCCGGAGGTGGCCGAGGCGGTGTGCGTGCCGGTACCGGACCCGGACCTCGGCGAGCGGATGTGCGTGTGCGCGGTGCCGCGCGGGCAGGCCCTCGATCTCGGCGAACTGGCGCTGTTCCTGGCGGAGTTGTGCGGCCTGGAGCGGTACAAGCTGCCGGAGCGGCTGGTGCTGCTGGAGCGGATGCCGCTGCTCGGCTCCGGGAAGCCGGACCGGCGGGTGGTCGCGGAGCTGGCGGCGGCGGCCGTCCGGGCGGCGGAAGCGGCCGGACCGGCGGAGGCGGAGGAAGCGGAGGAAGCGGTGGGGGCGGCGGGGTGA
- a CDS encoding DegT/DnrJ/EryC1/StrS family aminotransferase has protein sequence MTATTTASAAAAETAAATIPFFPPDLFEDDRDLLLDTVRDVATDPAQRFILGERTARFEELLRTELGAGHVIACGSGTTALTLILRAAGLGPGDQVIVPAYGCAPLANTVLGVGATPVFADVDPHTLVIDPDAAEALITPRTKALLPAHMFSVMADMPRLRTLATRHGLRLIEDSAVAQGAVLDGRPAGTWGDAGLFSFVQVKSFGGPGEGGVVITDDPELARTVRMLRNHGQDGVHRFRHHLIGLNSRFDEVLAGFQLRRHPGLAGRLARRAEIAAHYTAHFTPLADRGVLPPPPGTNGRCYYVYTLLAERRDDLKRHLAVHGVDSHVYYPQALPQQPAFAPAAPADGHWPHAERAARQSLSLPIYPHLTDAQVDRITEAVLAFPG, from the coding sequence ATGACCGCCACCACCACCGCCAGCGCGGCCGCCGCCGAAACCGCCGCCGCCACCATCCCGTTCTTCCCGCCCGACCTCTTCGAGGACGACCGCGACCTGCTGCTCGACACCGTCCGGGACGTCGCCACCGACCCCGCCCAGCGCTTCATCCTCGGCGAACGCACCGCCCGCTTCGAGGAGTTGCTGCGCACCGAACTCGGCGCCGGCCACGTCATCGCCTGCGGCAGCGGCACCACCGCGCTCACCCTGATCCTGCGCGCCGCCGGCCTCGGCCCCGGCGACCAGGTGATCGTCCCCGCCTACGGCTGCGCCCCGCTCGCCAACACCGTCCTCGGCGTCGGCGCCACCCCGGTCTTCGCCGACGTCGACCCGCACACCCTGGTCATCGACCCCGACGCCGCCGAAGCCCTGATCACCCCCCGCACCAAGGCGCTGCTGCCCGCCCACATGTTCTCCGTGATGGCCGACATGCCCCGGCTGCGCACCCTCGCCACCCGGCACGGCCTGCGGCTGATCGAGGACTCCGCCGTCGCCCAGGGCGCCGTCCTGGACGGCCGTCCGGCCGGCACCTGGGGCGACGCCGGCCTGTTCTCCTTCGTCCAGGTGAAGTCCTTCGGCGGCCCCGGCGAAGGCGGCGTCGTCATCACCGACGACCCCGAACTCGCCCGCACCGTACGGATGCTGCGCAACCACGGACAGGACGGCGTGCACCGCTTCCGACACCACCTGATCGGCCTGAACAGCCGCTTCGACGAGGTCCTCGCCGGCTTCCAGCTCCGCCGCCACCCCGGCCTGGCCGGCCGCCTCGCCCGCCGCGCCGAGATCGCCGCCCACTACACCGCCCACTTCACCCCGCTCGCCGACCGCGGCGTCCTCCCGCCCCCGCCCGGCACCAACGGCCGCTGCTACTACGTCTACACGCTGCTCGCCGAACGCCGCGACGACCTCAAGCGGCACCTCGCCGTCCACGGCGTCGACAGCCACGTCTACTACCCGCAGGCGCTGCCCCAGCAGCCCGCCTTCGCCCCCGCCGCCCCCGCCGACGGCCACTGGCCGCACGCCGAACGGGCCGCCCGGCAGAGCCTCTCGCTGCCGATCTACCCCCACCTCACGGACGCCCAGGTCGACCGGATCACCGAAGCCGTCCTCGCCTTCCCCGGCTGA
- a CDS encoding DegT/DnrJ/EryC1/StrS family aminotransferase, with the protein MGATTAPDTSPAVPFFTQAETFESLWPTTRRHLDALMDRGKYSHGPKVEEFETALAAWTGARHVIGVNSGTDALVLLLRAAGLRPGDEVIVPAYSFVASATSVVLAGGRPVFADIDPVSYGLDPASVEAVRTDRTRMVMPVHLFHQLAELDALLATADRHGLTVVEDSAEAFGMRWDGLHAGLHGAGGVLSFFPTKTLGAIGDAGAVLTDDPELAEAVSAMRHHGRTGRTLDDFPTINRPTELLGTNSKMDDIQAAVLLAKLGRADQDIARRAHLAAAYTERLTGTPGLTLPTVVRRDAATNPVWYVYLIESDHRDELADHLARHGVQTETYYPTPLHLQPCFAELGHRPGEFPHAEAACGRALALPLYPDLADRQLDLVSDLVRDFQHGKQR; encoded by the coding sequence ATGGGTGCCACTACCGCTCCGGACACCTCCCCGGCCGTCCCCTTCTTCACCCAGGCCGAGACCTTCGAATCCCTCTGGCCCACCACCCGGCGCCACCTCGACGCACTGATGGACCGCGGCAAGTACTCGCACGGCCCCAAGGTCGAGGAGTTCGAGACCGCCCTCGCCGCCTGGACCGGCGCCCGCCACGTGATCGGCGTCAACAGCGGCACCGACGCCCTCGTCCTGCTGCTGCGCGCCGCCGGACTGCGCCCCGGCGACGAGGTGATCGTCCCCGCCTACAGCTTCGTCGCCTCCGCCACCTCGGTCGTGCTGGCCGGCGGCCGCCCGGTCTTCGCCGACATCGACCCGGTCAGCTACGGCCTCGACCCGGCGAGCGTCGAAGCCGTCCGCACCGACCGCACCCGGATGGTCATGCCCGTCCACCTGTTCCACCAACTCGCCGAACTGGATGCCCTGCTGGCCACCGCCGACCGGCACGGCCTGACCGTCGTCGAGGACAGCGCCGAGGCTTTCGGCATGCGCTGGGACGGCCTGCACGCCGGCCTGCACGGCGCCGGCGGCGTACTCTCCTTCTTCCCCACCAAGACCCTCGGCGCGATCGGCGACGCTGGCGCCGTCCTCACCGACGATCCCGAACTCGCCGAAGCCGTCTCCGCGATGCGCCACCACGGCCGCACCGGCCGCACCCTGGACGACTTCCCCACCATCAACCGCCCCACCGAACTCCTCGGCACCAACAGCAAGATGGACGACATCCAGGCCGCCGTCCTGCTCGCCAAGCTCGGCCGCGCCGACCAGGACATCGCCCGCCGCGCCCACCTCGCCGCCGCCTACACCGAACGCCTCACCGGCACCCCCGGCCTCACCCTCCCCACCGTCGTCCGGCGGGACGCCGCCACCAATCCGGTCTGGTACGTCTACCTGATCGAGTCCGACCACCGCGACGAACTCGCCGACCACCTCGCCCGGCACGGCGTCCAGACCGAGACCTACTACCCGACGCCGCTGCACCTCCAGCCCTGCTTCGCCGAACTCGGCCACCGACCGGGCGAGTTCCCGCACGCCGAGGCCGCCTGCGGCCGCGCCCTCGCGCTCCCGCTCTACCCCGACCTCGCCGACCGCCAACTGGACCTGGTCAGCGACCTGGTCCGCGACTTCCAGCACGGAAAGCAGCGCTGA
- a CDS encoding Gfo/Idh/MocA family oxidoreductase produces the protein MSNGLGTLLVGMGRAGHGLHLPVLRRLRAAPGTAHLFAPGPVLAVDPHRRPGAAADLRPTSLAEAPRLSDPERTVVHLCTPPTERTAALETLGRLGYRRVLLEKPVAADSRGLDELLALRDRYGIDLVVVAQWLGSRLTDRLRALLAQDAYGPLRTIHVVQRKPRFSRSLAGDGHPTAFDVELPHSLGLCLALAGPGEVTGAGGTDMVVGGRVLPRLGTAWLNLQHDSGAWTRIRSDLTSPVRERRVTLELAHGTLIGHFPGSEADAYARLTVIDRDGEHTELLRDDALGGFLEHTYGYYAAPGSGRGPHPDLGVNAQVVRLLDRAKAIAADGGRGGVPGGAPGGGRGGGRGGAVARRTAAAR, from the coding sequence ATGTCGAACGGACTCGGTACCTTACTCGTCGGAATGGGGCGGGCCGGACACGGACTCCACCTCCCGGTGCTGCGCCGGCTGCGCGCCGCGCCCGGCACGGCGCACCTGTTCGCCCCCGGGCCGGTGCTCGCCGTCGACCCGCACCGCCGCCCCGGGGCCGCCGCCGACCTGCGCCCGACCAGCCTGGCCGAGGCGCCCCGGCTGTCCGACCCGGAGCGCACCGTCGTCCACCTGTGCACCCCGCCCACCGAGCGGACCGCCGCGCTGGAGACGCTCGGGCGGCTCGGCTACCGCCGGGTGCTGCTGGAGAAGCCGGTGGCCGCCGACAGCCGCGGCCTGGACGAGTTGCTCGCGCTGCGCGACCGGTACGGGATCGACCTGGTGGTGGTCGCCCAGTGGCTGGGCAGCCGCCTGACCGATCGGCTGCGCGCGCTGCTCGCCCAGGACGCGTACGGGCCGCTGCGGACGATCCACGTCGTCCAGCGCAAGCCGCGCTTCTCCCGCTCGCTGGCCGGCGACGGGCACCCCACCGCGTTCGACGTCGAACTGCCGCACTCGCTGGGCCTCTGCCTGGCGCTGGCCGGACCCGGCGAGGTGACCGGCGCGGGCGGCACCGACATGGTGGTCGGCGGCCGGGTGCTGCCCCGGCTCGGCACCGCCTGGCTCAACCTCCAGCACGACAGCGGGGCGTGGACCCGGATCCGCTCCGACCTCACCTCGCCGGTGCGCGAGCGCCGGGTCACCCTGGAACTGGCGCACGGCACCCTGATCGGCCACTTCCCCGGCAGCGAGGCCGACGCGTACGCCCGGCTGACCGTCATCGACCGGGACGGCGAGCACACCGAACTGCTGCGCGACGACGCGCTCGGCGGCTTCCTGGAGCACACCTACGGCTACTACGCGGCGCCCGGGTCGGGGCGCGGGCCGCACCCCGACCTGGGGGTGAACGCCCAGGTGGTGCGGCTGCTCGACCGGGCCAAGGCGATCGCCGCCGACGGCGGCCGGGGCGGGGTGCCCGGCGGAGCGCCCGGCGGTGGGCGGGGCGGTGGGCGCGGCGGGGCCGTGGCGCGGCGGACGGCGGCCGCCCGGTGA
- a CDS encoding sugar phosphate isomerase/epimerase family protein has translation MSTLREGGRARQRRDDRTPAARRPAIRFGGIGDEAAPDLAGQIDALEQLGWRELELRTVDGVWVADLHTRQVRSIATTLKRHGIRVSGLASRIGNWASDITGDPTADVLEFHRLAVRAELLGTDRIRIMSYPNATGLPAAEWRRLALERMHGFAIGAEHGNQVVLHENCAGWGGSSIENTLDLMTSVDNPGLRLLHDTGNGVPYGYDGFELLRRSVEYVDHVHIKDAVGDGERTRYVLPGTGDARLAESLRLLTARGWRGGWSLEPHLATRPHEGLAADGRSENGSESGFVAAGRALTALVEREVLPHSPGWRLVPGGLAWEAPTPRQAEPADASADAAVGVASGAH, from the coding sequence GTGAGCACCCTCCGCGAGGGCGGGCGGGCCCGGCAGCGGCGGGACGACCGGACACCGGCGGCCCGGCGGCCCGCGATCCGGTTCGGCGGGATCGGCGACGAGGCCGCCCCCGACCTGGCCGGACAGATCGACGCCCTGGAGCAACTCGGCTGGCGCGAGCTGGAGTTGCGCACGGTGGACGGCGTCTGGGTCGCCGACCTGCACACCCGGCAGGTCAGGTCGATCGCCACCACCCTGAAGCGGCACGGCATCCGGGTCTCCGGCCTGGCCTCCCGGATCGGCAACTGGGCCTCCGACATCACCGGCGACCCCACGGCGGACGTCCTGGAGTTCCACCGGCTCGCCGTCCGCGCCGAACTGCTCGGCACCGACCGGATCCGGATCATGTCCTACCCCAACGCCACCGGCCTGCCGGCGGCCGAGTGGCGCCGACTGGCCCTGGAGCGGATGCACGGCTTCGCGATCGGCGCGGAGCATGGCAACCAGGTCGTGCTGCACGAGAACTGCGCGGGCTGGGGCGGGAGTTCGATCGAGAACACGCTCGACCTGATGACCTCGGTGGACAACCCCGGGCTGCGGCTGCTGCACGACACCGGCAACGGGGTGCCGTACGGCTACGACGGGTTCGAACTGCTGCGCCGGAGCGTCGAGTACGTCGACCACGTGCACATCAAGGACGCGGTCGGCGACGGCGAGCGGACCCGGTACGTGCTGCCCGGCACGGGCGACGCCCGACTCGCCGAGTCGCTGCGGCTGTTGACCGCGCGCGGCTGGCGCGGCGGCTGGTCGCTGGAACCGCACCTGGCCACCCGGCCGCACGAGGGCCTGGCGGCGGACGGCCGCTCCGAGAACGGGTCCGAGAGCGGATTCGTCGCCGCCGGGCGGGCGTTGACCGCGCTGGTGGAACGCGAGGTGCTGCCGCACTCCCCCGGCTGGCGGCTCGTCCCGGGCGGCCTGGCCTGGGAGGCACCGACGCCCAGGCAGGCGGAACCCGCCGACGCGAGCGCCGACGCGGCCGTGGGGGTGGCGTCCGGTGCTCACTGA
- a CDS encoding M20/M25/M40 family metallo-hydrolase, which yields MLTETLPLEAGLSPGERELLLDLLRLPTAGPLEAGPGAPPPLLPEALEAYARAAAGLGLAELYRGAPGVAELDRPDVPLTVRQAVRSAAGPGFLACQPSLVLRLGPALPRAATVMFNVHLDTVAGREPVGFDGRRFTGRGAIDAKGPAVALLAGVRAAVAAEPRVGREVAVLVQAVSGEEGGAMGVFGTRPLVEAGYVGALNVFCEPTGLRFLPRSTAAATARLRVRGEDAIDDCPEAGHNATVLLGFLAQHLARELGGAAGPRDPVCVAGMSTGPLHNRVYGIGELLLNLPYREAGSGRRAERAVAAAVRSGLAEFRHLFGGLPEFARTAADCARITRLDWPKRGLPVLDNRHPAFEELLTGPAGIARMPDTEPAFTCDAIWTAGLPDDAFTVVLGPGELGANRAHAAGEFAEAAQLDAFASAVARLLVAFARHGRA from the coding sequence GTGCTCACTGAGACCCTTCCACTGGAGGCCGGACTCTCGCCGGGCGAGCGGGAGTTGCTGCTCGACCTGCTGCGGCTGCCGACCGCCGGGCCGCTGGAGGCCGGGCCGGGCGCGCCGCCGCCGCTGCTGCCCGAGGCGCTGGAGGCGTACGCCCGGGCGGCGGCCGGTCTGGGCCTGGCCGAGCTGTACCGGGGCGCGCCCGGGGTGGCCGAACTCGACCGGCCGGACGTGCCGTTGACCGTCCGGCAGGCGGTGCGGTCGGCGGCCGGTCCTGGCTTCCTGGCCTGCCAGCCGAGCCTGGTGCTGCGGCTGGGGCCCGCGCTGCCACGGGCGGCGACGGTGATGTTCAACGTGCACCTGGACACGGTGGCCGGCCGGGAGCCGGTCGGCTTCGACGGGCGGCGGTTCACCGGGCGGGGCGCGATCGACGCCAAGGGCCCGGCGGTGGCGCTGCTCGCCGGGGTGCGGGCGGCGGTGGCGGCGGAGCCCCGGGTGGGGCGGGAGGTCGCGGTGCTGGTGCAGGCGGTGTCCGGTGAGGAGGGCGGCGCGATGGGCGTGTTCGGCACCCGTCCGCTGGTCGAGGCCGGGTACGTGGGCGCGCTGAACGTGTTCTGCGAGCCGACCGGCCTGCGCTTCCTGCCCCGCTCCACCGCCGCCGCCACCGCCCGGCTGCGGGTGCGCGGCGAGGACGCGATCGACGACTGCCCGGAGGCGGGCCACAACGCGACGGTCCTGCTCGGCTTCCTCGCCCAGCACCTGGCACGGGAGTTGGGCGGCGCGGCCGGACCGCGCGACCCGGTCTGCGTGGCGGGGATGAGCACCGGCCCGCTGCACAACCGGGTCTACGGGATCGGTGAGCTGCTGCTCAACCTCCCCTACCGGGAGGCCGGTTCGGGCCGCCGGGCGGAACGGGCGGTGGCGGCCGCGGTCCGCTCCGGACTGGCGGAGTTCCGGCACCTGTTCGGCGGGCTGCCGGAGTTCGCCCGGACCGCCGCCGACTGCGCGCGGATCACCCGGCTCGACTGGCCCAAGCGCGGCCTGCCCGTCCTGGACAACCGGCACCCGGCGTTCGAGGAACTGCTGACCGGACCGGCCGGGATCGCCCGGATGCCGGACACCGAACCGGCCTTCACCTGCGACGCGATCTGGACGGCCGGCCTGCCGGACGACGCGTTCACCGTGGTGCTCGGCCCGGGCGAGCTGGGCGCCAACCGGGCGCACGCGGCGGGCGAGTTCGCCGAGGCCGCGCAGCTCGACGCCTTCGCCTCGGCGGTGGCCCGGCTGCTGGTGGCCTTCGCCCGCCACGGCCGGGCCTGA
- a CDS encoding Ldh family oxidoreductase, with protein sequence MTTVASAPSAAGTVRVPYADLIRFTTEVFAAHRLPPERAREAAEALCYGDAAGMDSHGLANLGRLYLPLLAEGRADPLAEPVVLADRGAAVLVDAAGALGLWQAGAAMELAAERAERYGIGLVSVRRATHFGCAGHHAARVTGRGMIGLLASNCGRQRIARPPGGAVALLGTNPWSVAAPAGELPPYVLDMSTTAVPTGRVRAAERAGRSIPEGWLAGPDGQPVTDPGAFDRGEAHLLWLGAGSGGEFKGFGLGLMVEVLAALLPGAGLGPEPDALTGDGRPSGRDDDIGVFALAIAPATLRDPGQLALDARTLFGTVLDCPPAEGSSGPVAYPGWHEARRTAESYRDGVPLAAPLLAELAEIAGRFGIRPVDADTCGEGGR encoded by the coding sequence GTGACCACCGTGGCGTCCGCGCCCAGTGCCGCCGGCACCGTCCGCGTCCCGTACGCCGACCTGATCCGTTTCACCACCGAGGTGTTCGCCGCGCACCGGCTGCCTCCCGAGCGCGCCCGGGAGGCGGCGGAGGCGCTCTGCTACGGCGACGCCGCCGGGATGGACTCGCACGGGCTGGCCAACCTGGGCCGGCTCTACCTGCCGTTGCTGGCCGAGGGGCGGGCCGATCCGCTGGCGGAGCCGGTGGTGCTGGCCGACCGGGGGGCGGCGGTGCTGGTGGACGCGGCCGGGGCGCTCGGGCTGTGGCAGGCCGGGGCGGCGATGGAGCTGGCGGCGGAGCGGGCCGAGCGGTACGGGATCGGGCTGGTGTCGGTGCGCCGGGCCACCCACTTCGGCTGTGCGGGCCACCACGCGGCGCGGGTCACCGGGCGCGGGATGATCGGGCTGCTGGCGTCGAACTGCGGCCGCCAGCGAATCGCCCGGCCGCCGGGCGGCGCGGTGGCGCTGCTCGGCACCAACCCGTGGAGCGTGGCCGCGCCGGCCGGTGAACTGCCGCCGTACGTCCTGGACATGAGCACCACGGCGGTGCCGACCGGCCGGGTCCGGGCGGCCGAGCGGGCGGGCCGGTCGATCCCGGAGGGCTGGCTGGCCGGGCCGGACGGGCAGCCGGTGACCGACCCGGGGGCGTTCGACCGGGGCGAGGCGCACCTGCTCTGGCTGGGGGCCGGTTCGGGCGGCGAGTTCAAGGGCTTCGGGCTGGGGCTGATGGTGGAGGTGCTGGCGGCGCTACTGCCGGGCGCCGGCCTGGGCCCGGAGCCGGACGCGCTGACCGGCGACGGACGGCCGTCCGGGCGGGACGACGACATCGGCGTGTTCGCGCTGGCGATCGCCCCGGCGACGCTCCGGGATCCCGGGCAACTGGCGCTGGACGCCCGTACCTTGTTCGGCACGGTGCTGGACTGCCCGCCGGCCGAAGGGAGTTCGGGCCCAGTGGCGTACCCGGGCTGGCACGAGGCCCGGCGCACCGCCGAGTCGTACCGCGACGGGGTGCCGCTGGCCGCGCCGCTGCTGGCCGAACTGGCGGAGATCGCCGGGCGGTTCGGCATCCGACCGGTGGACGCCGACACCTGCGGGGAGGGCGGCCGGTGA
- a CDS encoding Gfo/Idh/MocA family protein codes for MSGLRFGVVGLGVISRFYLAALERVPGVRLSAVCDRDAAVLEPFGGRVACFTDHREMLAAGGLDAVVVTVPNDLHLAIARDALRAGLPVCVEKPLALRAVEGEELAALAAERRVPLFTAFHRRYNTAVRELAATVARHPSPVRSVTARYFELIEEHVGRDRWYLDPERCGGGCVADNGPNAYDLLRLLAGPLELTGARVARDGGGVDRSAELELAGPGGVRGRILLDWSYPGELKDVEVELADGSALRADLLAGHEGFKQSLWHEYEGIVGEFAGLLRGEGPGGTDRPTDRGPDGVDALRVVEAAYRAEAAAVAAADAAGAGVRG; via the coding sequence GTGAGCGGGCTGCGGTTCGGGGTGGTCGGGCTCGGGGTGATCTCGCGGTTCTACCTGGCCGCGCTGGAGCGGGTGCCGGGGGTGCGGCTGTCGGCGGTGTGCGACCGGGACGCGGCGGTGCTGGAGCCGTTCGGCGGCCGGGTGGCGTGCTTCACCGACCACCGGGAGATGCTGGCGGCGGGCGGGCTGGACGCCGTGGTGGTGACCGTCCCGAACGACCTGCACCTGGCGATCGCCCGGGACGCGCTGCGGGCCGGACTGCCGGTCTGCGTGGAGAAGCCGCTGGCCCTGCGGGCCGTCGAGGGCGAGGAGTTGGCGGCGCTGGCGGCCGAGCGGCGGGTGCCGCTGTTCACCGCCTTCCACCGGCGCTACAACACGGCGGTGCGGGAATTGGCCGCGACCGTGGCCCGACACCCCTCCCCCGTACGGTCGGTGACCGCGCGCTACTTCGAACTGATCGAGGAGCACGTCGGCCGGGACCGCTGGTACCTGGACCCGGAGCGGTGCGGCGGCGGCTGTGTCGCCGACAACGGCCCGAACGCGTACGACCTGCTGCGGCTGCTGGCCGGCCCGCTGGAGCTGACCGGCGCCCGGGTGGCGCGCGACGGCGGCGGGGTGGACCGGTCCGCCGAGCTGGAGCTGGCGGGCCCCGGCGGGGTGCGCGGCCGGATCCTGCTGGACTGGTCGTACCCGGGCGAACTCAAGGACGTCGAGGTCGAGTTGGCGGACGGATCGGCGCTGCGGGCGGACCTGCTGGCCGGGCACGAGGGCTTCAAGCAGTCGCTGTGGCACGAGTACGAGGGCATCGTCGGCGAGTTCGCCGGGCTGCTGCGCGGCGAAGGGCCCGGCGGGACGGACCGGCCGACGGACCGGGGCCCGGACGGGGTGGACGCGCTGCGGGTGGTCGAGGCGGCGTACCGCGCCGAGGCGGCCGCGGTGGCGGCGGCGGACGCGGCCGGGGCGGGGGTGCGCGGATGA
- a CDS encoding DUF6917 domain-containing protein: MIRDPLAGWQDWQGVPPLRENGPKRTVTGTLVKVLLHSRTERGMSLEPFASRCVRAGEVHELVTTDQRDTVAGARIDRVGFLGFAEIAVAGVLDRGDEVYVGEHRVGTVLGFDGCHFPNHYNVLIAADHLLTGEKLDLRPELPVRFVPADEVR; encoded by the coding sequence ATGATCCGGGACCCGCTGGCCGGCTGGCAGGACTGGCAGGGCGTGCCGCCGCTGCGCGAGAACGGGCCGAAGCGGACGGTGACCGGCACGCTGGTGAAGGTGCTGCTGCACAGCCGCACCGAGCGCGGGATGAGCCTGGAGCCGTTCGCCAGCCGGTGCGTGCGGGCCGGCGAGGTGCACGAGCTGGTCACCACCGACCAGCGGGACACCGTGGCGGGCGCGCGGATCGACCGGGTCGGGTTCCTGGGGTTCGCGGAGATCGCGGTCGCCGGGGTGCTGGACCGCGGCGACGAGGTGTACGTCGGCGAGCACCGGGTGGGCACGGTGCTGGGCTTCGACGGCTGCCACTTCCCCAACCACTACAACGTGCTGATCGCCGCCGACCACCTGCTCACCGGCGAGAAGCTGGACCTGCGGCCGGAGCTGCCGGTGCGCTTCGTCCCGGCGGACGAGGTCCGCTGA
- a CDS encoding EF-hand domain-containing protein, with the protein MTTSVQLDRTQKRFDLWDVNGDGQIDRADWDAEAQRILQAFGEAPGTPAARQLTDAYLGMWGFFADKAGIDEQTGALTPEQFNHIAEEHVLENGGAGFGRVVTPTIQAIVELVDVDGDGQVNPAEFKSWLDAIGVHDVNPLEAFAQIDANGDGQLSVEELVQAVRAYHLGDIDVPLLGR; encoded by the coding sequence ATGACCACTTCCGTGCAGCTCGACCGTACCCAGAAGCGCTTCGACCTCTGGGACGTGAACGGCGACGGCCAGATCGACCGCGCCGACTGGGACGCCGAGGCCCAGCGCATCCTGCAGGCGTTCGGCGAGGCCCCCGGCACCCCGGCCGCCCGCCAGCTGACCGACGCCTACCTCGGCATGTGGGGCTTCTTCGCCGACAAGGCCGGCATCGACGAGCAGACCGGCGCGCTCACCCCCGAGCAGTTCAACCACATCGCCGAGGAGCACGTCCTGGAGAACGGCGGCGCCGGCTTCGGCCGCGTCGTCACGCCGACCATCCAGGCCATCGTCGAGCTGGTCGACGTGGACGGCGACGGCCAGGTCAACCCGGCCGAGTTCAAGTCCTGGCTGGACGCGATCGGCGTCCACGACGTCAACCCGCTGGAGGCGTTCGCCCAGATCGACGCCAACGGCGACGGCCAGCTGTCCGTCGAGGAGCTGGTGCAGGCCGTGCGTGCCTACCACCTGGGCGACATCGACGTCCCGCTGCTCGGCCGCTGA